A stretch of Triticum aestivum cultivar Chinese Spring chromosome 1D, IWGSC CS RefSeq v2.1, whole genome shotgun sequence DNA encodes these proteins:
- the LOC123182909 gene encoding probable protein phosphatase 2C 71, producing MAELPLAGGLLDLRPGKLSPKPPPPPLPMPCRRTPPRSQVAAAVASPCRAVPELHSTTELADGSVVFHFAHPPVKDRPEPTASGPGADAPASPRPELRVEEPNPHTVADAGEISLASSEEPEQAVGSGVGVEAEAGFASGRTVPPADCQLDTDGNGVELGALEEGETVEAGMTGPAGLEDADADGGASSEGSDTGVDAESRGDDQGATESGVTIPPATGEVRNKVNREKNTSEVKSSDRTVPVASSTLLLTSGAAILPHPSKAATGGEDAYFIEHNGWFGVADGVGQWSFEGINAGLYARELMDGCKKVIAESEGGSELSPEQVLSKAAAEARSPGSSTVLVAHFDGQLLHVSNIGDSGFLVIRNGEVHAKSKPMVYGFNFPHQIEKGVDPLTLVENYTIDIEEGDVIIAATDGLFDNVYEQEAAAMISKSLQADLKPAEMAEHLAARAHEVGRSGAGRSPFSDSAVAAGYLGFSGGKLDDTAVVVSIVRRSEA from the exons ATGGCGGAGCTGCCGCTCGCGGGGGGCTTGCTGGACCTGCGCCCCGGCAAGCTCTCCCCGaagcccccgcccccgccgctgcCCATGCCctgccgccggaccccgccgcgcTCCCAGGTCGCCGCGGCCGTGGCATCGCCGTGCCgcgccgtccccgagctccactCCACCACCG AGCTGGCGGACGGGAGCGTCGTGTTCCACTTCGCGCACCCGCCTGTCAAAGACCGCCCGGAGCCCACGGCGTCCGGTCCCGGCGCGGATGCCCCGGCCTCGCCGCGGCCGGAGCTGCGCGTCGAGGAGCCGAATCCACACACGGTGGCTGACGCCGGTGAGATTTCGCTGGCCTCGTCGGAGGAGCCTGAACAGGCCGTCGGCTCCGGCGTCGGTGTTGAAGCGGAGGCCGGGTTCGCTAGTGGAAGGACGGTCCCTCCGGCCGATTGCCAGCTCGATACTGACGGCAATGGAGTTGAGCTTGGTGCCTTGGAGGAGGGTGAGACTGTAGAGGCGGGCATGACGGGGCCTGCTGGTTTGGAGGATGCAGATGCGGATGGGGGGGCTTCGTCGGAAGGCTCTGACACTGGCGTGGATGCAGAGTCTAGAGGCGACGACCAAGGGGCCACGGAATCCGGAGTTACCATCCCACCAGCAACG GGAGAAGTTCGCAACAAGGTGAATCGGGAAAAGAACACTTCAGAAGTGAAGAGTTCTGATAG gacggtTCCAGTAGCCTCGTCAACGCTTTTGTTGACTTCGGGTGCTGCAATCTTGCCTCATCCTTCAAAG GCAGCGACAGGCGGAGAAGATGCTTATTTTATTGAACACAATGGTTGGTTTGGTGTGGCAGATGGAGTTGGTCAGTGGTCATTTGAAG GAATCAACGCAGGGCTTTATGCAAGAGAGCTAATGGATGGCTGTAAAAAAGTAATTGCGGAAAGTGAAGGAGGCTCTGAGCTTTCACCCGAGCAAGTTCTCTCCAAGGCTGCAGCAGAAGCAAGGTCTCCTGGTTCTTCGACTGTCTTAGTTGCTCACTTTGATGGCCAG CTCCTTCATGTATCAAATATCGGAGACTCGGGGTTTCTGGTGATAAGGAATGGAGAAGTACACGCAAAATCAAAACCAATGGTTTATGGCTTCAATTTTCCACATCAAATTGAGAAAGGGGTTGATCCCTTAACCCTTGTAGAG AATTATACCATTGACATAGAGGAAGGCGATGTCATTATAGCAGCGACCGATGGCCTTTTCGACAACGTCTACGAGCAAGAAGCGGCAGCCATGATCTCGAAATCTTTGCAGGCAGATCTAAAACCAGCG GAGATGGCCGAGCACCTTGCTGCCAGGGCACATGAGGTAGGGAGGTCTGGAGCAGGGAGAAGCCCATTTTCAGACTCTGCCGTCGCAGCGGGTTACCTAGGTTTCAGCGGGGGGAAACTGGACGACACAGCCGTCGTTGTGTCGATCGTCAGGAGATCTGAAGCTTAA